In the Campylobacter sp. RM6914 genome, one interval contains:
- a CDS encoding formate/nitrite transporter family protein — MLSPADTAKAVSGSMEHKAHMPLYTIIFMSIMAGAAIAMGDIFWAHSTVGMAENQSIGLSNFIGGITFSCGLMMVVFYGGHLFTSSVLSGVSAYEGKLNVGHTIYYWTIVWLFNFAGGALIAYMYYYSGLPLKYDGYILQHFIPSGIGKITAPFHELFIRGIFCNVFVCMSIWTATSENDLSGKFFAIMWMIGAFVACSMEHCVANMFIITEALIAKSHYLAQFGGGLNELSHFLHGVSIEGLKELNVENFLIKNLIPVTLGNIVGGLFFVGLVGFMANQFEMKKDK, encoded by the coding sequence ATGTTAAGTCCTGCAGATACCGCAAAAGCCGTGTCAGGCTCAATGGAACATAAGGCGCATATGCCTCTTTATACCATTATCTTCATGTCGATAATGGCTGGAGCGGCTATTGCTATGGGTGATATATTTTGGGCACACTCAACCGTCGGAATGGCTGAAAACCAGTCGATAGGCTTATCAAATTTTATCGGTGGCATAACGTTTAGCTGCGGTCTTATGATGGTAGTGTTTTACGGAGGTCACCTTTTTACAAGCTCCGTTTTATCGGGTGTAAGTGCATACGAGGGCAAGCTAAATGTTGGACATACGATATATTACTGGACGATAGTTTGGCTCTTTAACTTTGCAGGCGGCGCTCTTATAGCTTATATGTATTACTACTCCGGACTGCCGTTAAAATACGACGGTTACATACTCCAACACTTCATACCGTCAGGTATCGGCAAAATAACCGCACCATTTCACGAGCTCTTTATCAGAGGTATCTTTTGCAACGTCTTTGTTTGCATGTCTATCTGGACTGCAACAAGTGAAAACGACTTATCGGGCAAATTTTTTGCGATTATGTGGATGATCGGTGCATTTGTGGCTTGTTCTATGGAACACTGCGTGGCAAATATGTTTATCATCACGGAAGCCTTGATAGCAAAAAGCCACTATCTAGCGCAGTTTGGCGGGGGCTTAAATGAGCTTTCTCACTTCCTACACGGAGTTAGTATAGAGGGTCTTAAGGAGTTAAATGTAGAAAATTTCTTGATTAAAAATTTAATTCCCGTTACGCTTGGAAATATAGTGGGTGGGCTATTTTTCGTCGGGCTTGTAGGCTTTATGGCTAATCAATTTGAAATGAAAAAAGATAAATAA
- a CDS encoding hydrogenase 3 maturation endopeptidase HyCI produces MKKALLCIGNPLRGDDDVGNEVGRIIEANSPSWRVFYGEDVPEDCFKDIREFAPDIIIVVDAMSGFKDSGVEFFDLSDERDYIYSTHNLPTPVLLSYLRNICEKTIFLGINVLLENVIDFKEGLSDSAKASAQRAFERILEIDVNLNEADLG; encoded by the coding sequence ATGAAAAAAGCACTTTTATGCATAGGAAATCCACTACGCGGAGATGATGACGTGGGCAACGAAGTCGGACGCATCATAGAGGCAAATTCTCCAAGCTGGAGAGTATTTTACGGAGAGGATGTGCCCGAGGATTGCTTTAAAGATATCAGAGAATTTGCTCCGGATATCATCATCGTAGTCGATGCGATGAGTGGTTTTAAGGATAGCGGGGTTGAATTTTTTGATTTAAGCGATGAGAGAGACTACATCTACTCAACGCACAATCTCCCAACTCCGGTGTTACTAAGCTATCTTAGAAACATCTGTGAAAAAACGATATTTTTAGGCATAAATGTGCTTCTTGAAAATGTAATTGATTTTAAGGAGGGGTTAAGTGATAGCGCTAAAGCCTCGGCACAAAGGGCTTTTGAGCGAATTTTAGAAATTGATGTGAATTTAAATGAGGCGGATTTGGGTTAA
- a CDS encoding formate hydrogenlyase maturation HycH family protein gives MIQIYKLTKRHMDENEKMPKELKDIKLFSTCVGHGVGTIDFSEKVGELSQEEFDEIIKNSGEYVKFKIGNLSKYFEVEIFREHAAKLIPQLCECSLKEILSNLREGYLVIRKDF, from the coding sequence ATGATACAAATTTACAAACTCACAAAAAGACACATGGACGAAAACGAAAAGATGCCAAAAGAGCTTAAGGACATTAAGCTCTTTTCAACTTGCGTTGGACACGGTGTTGGGACGATAGACTTTAGCGAGAAAGTCGGTGAGCTTAGCCAAGAGGAATTTGATGAAATTATAAAAAATTCCGGCGAATACGTTAAATTTAAGATAGGAAATTTAAGTAAGTATTTTGAAGTTGAAATTTTTAGAGAACACGCCGCAAAGTTAATACCTCAGCTTTGCGAATGTAGCTTAAAAGAAATTTTATCAAATTTACGTGAAGGCTATTTGGTCATAAGAAAGGACTTCTAG
- a CDS encoding NADH-quinone oxidoreductase subunit B family protein, translated as MSLYQVPEDIKNANDLTAKLEHLKNIQRSFSVYRIDCGSCNGCEIEIFAAITPMWDPERFGFKLVANPRHADILICTGPVTRQMYYPLLRAYEAAPDPKIVVALGACGSSGGIFHDAYSVWGGIDKVLPVDVYIPGCPPHPAGVIYGLGMALGIIDQKLQKKSYENDTTKAPQVEKSIMGDILFERDLQAEAKRLMSYVFGRELFAKYMQAIKGSSDVKNPDVTTKVMIEAIHREEDPRYAECMARLHNSVYIKYASADPSHTIDFNKEVWDKR; from the coding sequence ATGAGTTTATATCAAGTTCCTGAAGATATAAAAAACGCAAATGACCTAACCGCAAAGCTAGAGCACTTAAAAAATATCCAAAGAAGCTTTAGTGTTTATCGTATAGACTGCGGAAGTTGCAACGGTTGCGAGATAGAAATTTTTGCAGCGATCACACCTATGTGGGATCCAGAGAGATTTGGTTTTAAACTAGTCGCAAATCCTCGCCACGCCGACATTCTCATTTGCACTGGCCCAGTAACAAGACAGATGTATTATCCTCTTCTTCGCGCTTATGAAGCTGCTCCTGATCCTAAGATAGTAGTAGCTCTTGGCGCATGCGGAAGTAGCGGAGGAATTTTTCACGATGCATATAGTGTTTGGGGCGGTATAGATAAAGTTTTACCGGTTGATGTATATATCCCGGGCTGTCCTCCTCACCCGGCAGGTGTGATATATGGGCTTGGCATGGCACTTGGGATAATTGATCAAAAATTACAGAAAAAAAGCTATGAAAACGACACGACAAAAGCACCGCAAGTAGAAAAGTCCATAATGGGCGACATACTTTTTGAACGAGATTTGCAAGCTGAAGCAAAACGGCTTATGAGTTATGTATTTGGTCGCGAACTCTTTGCTAAATACATGCAAGCTATCAAAGGTTCAAGCGATGTAAAAAACCCAGATGTCACGACTAAAGTTATGATAGAGGCTATCCACCGTGAAGAAGACCCAAGATATGCAGAGTGCATGGCAAGACTTCACAATAGCGTATATATAAAATACGCAAGCGCCGATCCAAGCCATACAATAGACTTTAACAAAGAAGTTTGGGATAAAAGATGA
- a CDS encoding formate hydrogenlyase complex iron-sulfur subunit: MMKLFDITEKYGKATYAYPFEPYKVHANFRGQPHYTYELCIGCAACGIACPSNAIEVKMNDTQDRLIWQFDCARCIFCGRCDEVCPTGAVRLSDSFELAVKFDKSALIQRGELEMQTCKCCGKPFTPKRLIGFAAQKLETANLLPGRFEEAKEYLQICPECKKATAVKNLTTGVDMIVK; the protein is encoded by the coding sequence ATGATGAAGCTTTTTGACATCACTGAAAAATACGGAAAAGCGACTTACGCTTATCCATTTGAACCATATAAAGTTCATGCAAATTTCCGCGGTCAGCCACACTATACATATGAGCTTTGCATAGGCTGTGCGGCTTGTGGCATAGCTTGTCCGAGTAATGCGATCGAGGTAAAGATGAACGATACACAAGATAGGCTAATTTGGCAGTTTGACTGCGCTAGATGTATATTTTGCGGTCGTTGCGACGAGGTTTGCCCTACGGGTGCGGTTAGACTTAGCGATAGTTTTGAACTAGCCGTTAAATTTGATAAAAGCGCACTTATACAAAGAGGCGAACTTGAGATGCAAACTTGCAAATGTTGCGGCAAGCCTTTTACACCAAAAAGACTTATAGGCTTTGCAGCACAAAAGCTAGAAACGGCAAATTTATTGCCCGGTAGATTTGAGGAGGCAAAAGAGTATTTACAAATTTGTCCCGAATGCAAAAAAGCGACGGCGGTTAAAAATTTAACCACTGGCGTTGATATGATAGTGAAGTAA
- a CDS encoding hydrogenase large subunit: MRGDKFIEILRTKVKVLEVTHQADDQVTVLVDRNDLPLAVKTLYYDIGGFLSTMIPNDEREINGNFALYYAISMEGGKMSEDDDFAAQDKCFITVKTLIPASDPTFPSVTPHVPACVWYEREAFDMFGLRAEGLPDKRRLVLADDWPDGLHPLRKDAMDYRYRPDPVAHQDEPDAAFLFPSGDSVVDVPLGPLHVASDEPGHFRLFCDGDEIIDADYRLFYQHRGMEKLAENRMNYDQMGYLAERVCGICGYAHAIACIEAAEKAINLEIPLRAQAIRVVCLEIERLHSHLLNIGLACEVTGNYNAFMHIFRVREYSMELAQLVTGGRKTYGNVIMGGLRRDMTNNEIKKSIEIINNLEVQIDEIWDAVMEDKRQIERWKGVGILDRQIARDFSPVGPNMRASGFKRDNRYDHPYDFFKQLEFKVAVEHGCDVFSREMVRYKELKESISIIRQCFELMPQTPIMIDPKTMIRPENFALGHDEAPRGENVHWIMQGSAQKVYRWRCRAATYNNWPSLRYQFRGNNIADAALIVCSLDPCYSCTERVTLVDVRSKKSKILTEKDLKKFCQIGGVSKKDLR; this comes from the coding sequence ATGCGTGGCGATAAATTTATAGAAATTTTAAGAACGAAAGTAAAAGTGCTAGAGGTTACACATCAAGCAGATGACCAAGTAACGGTCTTGGTAGATAGAAATGACCTGCCTCTTGCCGTAAAAACGCTTTATTATGACATAGGCGGTTTTTTAAGCACAATGATACCAAACGACGAGCGCGAGATAAACGGCAACTTCGCACTTTATTACGCTATTTCAATGGAAGGCGGCAAGATGAGCGAAGATGATGATTTTGCAGCCCAAGATAAGTGTTTTATCACTGTTAAGACGCTTATCCCTGCAAGTGATCCGACTTTTCCGTCCGTTACTCCACATGTTCCTGCATGTGTTTGGTATGAAAGAGAAGCCTTTGACATGTTTGGCCTTAGAGCAGAGGGGCTTCCTGATAAAAGACGTTTGGTTTTAGCCGACGACTGGCCGGACGGACTTCATCCTCTTCGCAAAGATGCGATGGATTATCGTTACAGACCAGATCCGGTTGCTCATCAAGACGAGCCTGATGCTGCATTTTTGTTTCCTAGCGGAGATAGCGTAGTTGATGTTCCGCTTGGACCACTTCATGTAGCAAGTGACGAGCCCGGACACTTTAGGTTATTTTGCGACGGAGATGAGATAATCGACGCCGACTACCGCCTGTTTTATCAACACAGAGGTATGGAAAAACTAGCAGAAAACCGCATGAACTACGACCAAATGGGATACTTAGCAGAGAGAGTCTGTGGAATTTGCGGTTACGCTCACGCGATAGCTTGTATAGAGGCTGCAGAAAAGGCGATCAACCTTGAAATTCCTCTTCGTGCACAAGCTATACGCGTAGTTTGCCTTGAGATCGAGCGTCTTCACAGCCATCTTTTAAATATCGGCTTAGCATGCGAGGTTACCGGCAACTATAACGCTTTCATGCATATATTTAGAGTGCGCGAATACTCCATGGAGCTAGCCCAACTTGTAACAGGAGGTAGAAAGACTTACGGCAACGTTATCATGGGCGGTTTAAGGCGCGATATGACAAACAACGAGATCAAAAAATCTATCGAAATAATCAACAATCTCGAAGTTCAAATAGATGAAATTTGGGATGCCGTCATGGAAGATAAACGTCAGATAGAACGTTGGAAAGGCGTTGGGATTTTAGATCGTCAAATAGCAAGGGATTTTAGTCCCGTTGGTCCAAACATGAGAGCAAGCGGCTTTAAACGCGATAACAGATACGATCATCCTTACGACTTCTTCAAACAGTTAGAATTTAAAGTAGCCGTAGAGCATGGTTGCGATGTATTTAGTCGTGAGATGGTGCGATATAAAGAGCTAAAAGAGTCTATTAGTATCATTCGTCAATGCTTTGAGCTAATGCCTCAAACTCCTATCATGATAGATCCTAAAACCATGATACGACCGGAAAATTTTGCCCTAGGTCATGACGAAGCACCGCGCGGTGAAAATGTCCACTGGATCATGCAAGGAAGCGCACAAAAAGTATACCGCTGGAGATGTCGTGCCGCCACTTATAACAACTGGCCAAGCCTAAGATACCAATTTAGAGGCAACAACATCGCCGATGCGGCACTTATCGTTTGCTCGCTTGACCCTTGCTACTCATGCACCGAACGTGTGACGCTAGTTGATGTTAGGAGTAAAAAAAGTAAAATTCTAACGGAAAAAGACCTTAAAAAATTCTGCCAAATAGGCGGGGTTAGCAAAAAGGATTTAAGATGA
- a CDS encoding hydrogenase 4 subunit F translates to MDSLTLILILPLLGALIIFLSPKNFGILSTLHVIISAITSAVLLANVCKVLGGETLYSYDSFLFLDSLSCVFLVLIAVTGFLVNLYSTTYMKWEFEEGHINLCDLKKYYALSHVFVFTMSLSVICNNVAFMWAAIEATTLASVFLVAIHKDQKSTESGYKYIVLCSIGLAFALYATVLLYSATFSNIGNGEHAMLWTSIMDHAKDLNGDAAKLIFIFALIGFGTKAGLAPTHTWLPDVHAQGPAPISALLSGVLLKCAMLALFRYYAVTAEAVGFEFVQSVMLVSGTITLFVAGIFLIRQHDVKRMFAYHSVVHMGVIAFALGIGGEFGLFAAIFHCLAHSFTKALAFCSTGNIARIYGHKDMSKMGGMIKIAPITTILFGASVCSLVGVPAFAIFVGEFLVFKGAIASGQFIAVGLFAIALAIIFIADFSHFNMASFGEPKDVVVHAKEMSLMENLPLIALCVLIIVFGVWHVDSFYTLVENGVKILMRG, encoded by the coding sequence ATGGACAGTTTAACTTTAATACTAATCCTACCGCTCCTTGGTGCATTGATAATATTTTTAAGTCCTAAGAATTTCGGGATCTTAAGCACACTTCATGTGATAATTTCAGCCATAACCTCAGCAGTCTTGCTTGCTAATGTATGCAAGGTGCTTGGTGGAGAAACACTATATAGCTATGATAGCTTTTTGTTTCTTGACAGTTTAAGTTGCGTGTTTTTGGTGCTTATAGCAGTTACTGGATTTTTAGTAAATTTATACTCTACAACCTATATGAAATGGGAATTTGAAGAGGGTCATATAAATTTATGCGATCTTAAAAAATACTATGCGCTTAGCCATGTATTTGTATTTACAATGAGTCTAAGCGTTATTTGCAACAACGTTGCGTTTATGTGGGCGGCTATAGAGGCTACAACGTTAGCTTCTGTGTTTTTGGTTGCTATACACAAAGACCAAAAATCAACCGAAAGCGGATACAAATACATAGTGCTTTGCTCTATCGGTCTTGCCTTTGCGCTTTATGCTACGGTATTACTTTATTCAGCAACCTTTTCAAATATCGGCAACGGTGAGCACGCTATGCTTTGGACAAGCATAATGGATCACGCCAAAGACCTAAATGGCGATGCTGCAAAGCTTATTTTTATCTTTGCGCTAATAGGCTTTGGAACAAAAGCCGGACTTGCTCCAACTCACACTTGGTTGCCCGATGTTCACGCACAAGGCCCTGCGCCTATCTCGGCTCTACTTTCAGGTGTTCTTTTAAAATGCGCCATGCTTGCGCTATTTAGATACTACGCAGTTACGGCTGAGGCGGTCGGCTTTGAGTTTGTTCAAAGTGTTATGCTAGTTTCTGGCACTATCACGCTTTTTGTGGCGGGAATTTTTCTAATTAGACAGCATGACGTAAAAAGAATGTTTGCTTATCACTCAGTAGTTCACATGGGCGTTATAGCATTTGCCCTTGGTATAGGCGGAGAATTTGGTCTATTTGCAGCGATATTTCACTGCTTAGCTCACAGCTTCACTAAGGCGCTAGCATTTTGTTCAACAGGCAATATCGCAAGAATTTATGGTCATAAAGACATGAGCAAAATGGGCGGTATGATAAAGATAGCTCCGATCACGACGATACTTTTTGGTGCGTCGGTTTGTTCGCTAGTAGGCGTGCCTGCGTTTGCGATATTTGTTGGCGAATTTCTAGTCTTTAAGGGCGCTATCGCAAGCGGTCAATTCATAGCGGTAGGACTTTTTGCTATCGCTCTTGCTATCATTTTTATAGCTGACTTTTCACACTTTAACATGGCGAGTTTTGGCGAGCCAAAAGATGTGGTTGTTCATGCAAAAGAGATGAGCTTAATGGAAAATTTACCGCTTATTGCACTTTGTGTGCTCATCATCGTTTTTGGCGTATGGCATGTAGATAGCTTTTACACCTTGGTTGAAAACGGTGTCAAAATTTTAATGAGGGGTTGA
- the hyfE gene encoding hydrogenase 4 membrane subunit, with the protein MATIDFLAICMIVTSLAVFGLRNLKASVAIYAVQTLLLVTIFFLLASEFSAQQLSTWAVVAFFTKVIFVPAILFWLIRKLNVISEDEPVGGFFVSPIIAMGFSLAIAMSIHNIFLEFSLIKEEILLIAAGTVFMMGIFGFMLRNSFIKQILAYCLFENGIHLSLALMAYNSHELVELGILTDAIFAVIIMSILAVRFYKAYNSLDTSKASNLRG; encoded by the coding sequence ATGGCAACGATAGACTTTTTAGCGATTTGCATGATCGTAACCTCTTTAGCGGTATTTGGACTTAGAAATTTAAAAGCTTCGGTGGCGATTTATGCCGTGCAAACTCTGCTTTTGGTTACTATATTTTTCCTACTTGCGTCAGAATTTAGCGCACAACAACTTAGCACTTGGGCAGTCGTAGCCTTTTTTACAAAGGTTATTTTTGTTCCGGCTATTTTGTTTTGGCTTATAAGAAAGCTAAATGTAATAAGTGAAGACGAGCCTGTAGGGGGATTTTTCGTAAGTCCGATTATAGCGATGGGCTTTAGCCTTGCCATTGCCATGAGCATACATAATATCTTTTTAGAATTCTCTCTTATAAAAGAAGAAATTTTGCTTATAGCGGCTGGAACAGTGTTTATGATGGGAATTTTTGGCTTTATGCTTAGAAATTCATTTATTAAACAAATTTTAGCCTACTGCTTGTTTGAAAACGGTATCCATTTAAGCCTTGCGCTTATGGCTTATAATTCACACGAGTTAGTTGAGCTTGGTATCTTAACGGACGCGATCTTCGCGGTTATTATAATGAGTATTTTAGCGGTTAGGTTTTACAAAGCCTACAACAGCCTTGATACTTCTAAAGCTTCAAATTTAAGGGGTTAA
- a CDS encoding respiratory chain complex I subunit 1 family protein, protein MQTILLMILQVVVIVLVAPLFDGMARKLRAKLQSKQGSDIFQTYRDIIKLFKRGRTVPECSHWVFRWAPFFLFATSAAILAAIPITYNQNMGYGAYSDIFVIIYLGALLRFVFGAASMDSGNPFAATGGGREQMLGVYVEPVMIMCLIVVMLAAGTSNLVTIQELVKTGAIGYQIPSFAVASIAFLWCMYVETGRKPFDLAEAEQELQEGLLGEYAGSDLGLVQAALILKQFAMIGLFLTIFEPWNFNNPILALIIFVLKAGVFYVAAVFIDNFGPRFRMTSSMRKNALAALAISFIALTLYVVGA, encoded by the coding sequence ATGCAAACTATACTTTTAATGATACTTCAAGTCGTGGTTATCGTTTTGGTCGCTCCTTTATTTGACGGCATGGCAAGAAAACTAAGAGCCAAACTCCAGTCAAAACAAGGTAGCGATATATTTCAAACATATCGCGATATTATAAAACTTTTCAAACGCGGCAGAACAGTGCCTGAATGCTCTCACTGGGTATTTAGATGGGCTCCGTTCTTTTTATTTGCAACTTCGGCTGCAATACTTGCCGCCATACCTATAACTTATAATCAAAACATGGGATATGGTGCGTATTCAGATATTTTTGTCATCATATATCTTGGAGCACTACTTCGTTTTGTATTTGGTGCAGCCTCTATGGATAGCGGTAACCCGTTTGCGGCAACAGGTGGCGGCAGAGAGCAGATGCTTGGCGTTTATGTCGAGCCTGTTATGATAATGTGTCTTATAGTTGTCATGCTAGCTGCAGGCACTTCAAATTTAGTAACCATACAAGAACTTGTAAAAACAGGAGCTATCGGATATCAAATTCCAAGCTTTGCCGTTGCTTCGATAGCATTTTTATGGTGTATGTATGTTGAAACGGGCAGAAAGCCGTTTGACCTAGCGGAAGCCGAACAAGAGCTTCAAGAGGGCTTACTTGGCGAATACGCCGGTAGCGACTTAGGACTTGTTCAAGCCGCGCTTATATTAAAACAATTCGCAATGATAGGTTTGTTTCTAACGATATTTGAACCATGGAATTTTAACAACCCTATACTGGCGCTGATCATCTTTGTTTTAAAAGCAGGAGTGTTTTACGTAGCAGCCGTCTTTATAGACAACTTCGGTCCTCGTTTTAGAATGACCTCAAGCATGCGTAAAAACGCTCTAGCGGCACTTGCTATTTCTTTTATAGCATTAACACTTTATGTAGTAGGAGCTTAA
- a CDS encoding proton-conducting transporter transmembrane domain-containing protein yields the protein MITVYMLFVVSAIASMCLYYASKLAVKVGFGLSALSCFYAMYHFVNNMGVSDSFVLGGNFLYAPNFALTPLGNFFSFVVVFIGFASSIYGMSYAEEYIKKANVGVFASLFSTFILSMLLVISANNVFCFIVLWELMTLISSFLILVNDGKGTLRAVMIYLGIAQVGAFCITCGLLIIAYYAKSAEFSEWVNFSMPFTASVVTFALFLVGFGSKAGMWPFHVWLPLAHPAAPSNVSALMSGVMIKVALFTLVKFTLFLPLSTYFGLTILLLGAASSLFGVLYALCQHDYKALLAYHSVENIGIILLGLGTGIYGIAASNPTLAAIGFLAGCYHVVNHAIFKGLLFLCAGSVLHATHTRDMDVLGGLAKKMPWTSIGMFIGIMGIAALPPVNGFVSEWLTYQGMLQGAMGDGVIVRYSFTLAVVALALTGVLVGMHLKLYAVIFAGTPRDKKIWDNAKESPIGMVLGMVILMIGCVGFGIGANVIVDYIMQAVNSITVSGYDASLGSTAIVSPMGSYVSTPLIAIVLGSTMILPFVILAVMKANRTTPRETDPWACGFKYSSRMQMTGGPFTGDLRKIMDWLFKGHKKVVSHGYFSPVEYHNHPQDIWWGLIYNPIIEWCKKIADKIGIVQSGYTNVYALYILIYLCAILAIGYFLV from the coding sequence ATGATAACTGTTTATATGTTATTTGTTGTTAGTGCGATTGCTAGCATGTGTCTTTATTATGCGTCTAAACTAGCCGTCAAGGTCGGCTTTGGACTAAGTGCACTAAGTTGTTTTTATGCAATGTATCATTTTGTAAACAATATGGGCGTTAGCGATAGCTTCGTCTTAGGCGGAAATTTCTTATACGCTCCAAATTTTGCGCTAACTCCGCTTGGAAATTTCTTTAGCTTTGTTGTTGTTTTCATCGGTTTTGCAAGCAGTATTTACGGTATGAGCTACGCGGAAGAATACATCAAAAAAGCAAATGTCGGAGTCTTTGCTAGCTTGTTTAGCACATTTATCTTATCTATGCTTTTGGTTATCAGCGCAAATAACGTCTTTTGCTTTATCGTTTTATGGGAGCTTATGACGCTTATATCATCATTTTTGATCCTAGTAAATGACGGCAAAGGCACGCTAAGAGCGGTTATGATATACCTTGGTATAGCGCAAGTTGGTGCGTTTTGTATCACATGCGGTTTGCTTATCATCGCTTATTACGCCAAAAGTGCGGAATTTAGCGAGTGGGTAAACTTTAGTATGCCATTTACCGCCTCTGTTGTTACGTTCGCACTTTTTTTGGTTGGATTTGGCTCAAAAGCCGGTATGTGGCCGTTTCACGTATGGCTCCCTCTTGCTCACCCGGCGGCTCCGTCAAATGTATCTGCTCTAATGAGCGGAGTTATGATAAAAGTGGCTTTATTTACGCTTGTTAAATTTACTCTATTTTTACCGCTTAGCACATATTTTGGTCTTACCATCTTGCTCCTTGGTGCCGCAAGTTCGTTATTTGGCGTTTTATATGCTCTTTGCCAACACGACTATAAAGCCCTTCTTGCTTACCACTCAGTAGAAAACATAGGTATCATCTTGCTAGGACTTGGCACAGGAATTTACGGTATAGCGGCTTCTAACCCGACTTTGGCAGCGATAGGATTTTTAGCCGGTTGTTATCACGTAGTAAACCACGCTATATTTAAAGGTTTGCTGTTTCTTTGCGCGGGATCGGTGCTTCATGCTACACATACAAGAGATATGGATGTGCTTGGCGGACTTGCCAAAAAGATGCCTTGGACTAGCATTGGTATGTTCATAGGTATTATGGGTATTGCCGCTCTTCCTCCTGTAAACGGCTTTGTTTCAGAGTGGCTTACTTATCAAGGCATGCTTCAAGGCGCAATGGGTGATGGAGTTATCGTAAGGTATTCATTTACTCTAGCCGTAGTCGCACTAGCACTTACCGGAGTATTAGTCGGTATGCACCTAAAACTTTACGCGGTAATATTTGCAGGAACCCCAAGAGATAAGAAAATTTGGGATAATGCAAAAGAGAGTCCGATAGGAATGGTGCTTGGCATGGTTATCTTGATGATAGGTTGTGTTGGTTTTGGCATAGGAGCTAATGTTATAGTTGATTATATAATGCAAGCTGTAAATTCAATAACCGTTAGCGGATACGACGCGAGTTTGGGCTCAACAGCTATAGTTTCTCCTATGGGAAGTTATGTTTCAACTCCGCTTATAGCTATAGTGCTTGGCTCAACCATGATACTTCCTTTTGTAATACTTGCCGTAATGAAAGCAAACAGAACAACCCCTAGAGAGACAGACCCTTGGGCTTGTGGCTTTAAGTATAGCTCACGTATGCAAATGACAGGCGGTCCTTTTACGGGCGATCTTAGAAAGATTATGGATTGGTTATTTAAAGGACATAAAAAAGTCGTTTCACACGGATATTTTTCACCGGTAGAGTATCACAATCACCCGCAAGATATCTGGTGGGGACTGATATATAACCCTATCATCGAGTGGTGCAAAAAGATAGCCGATAAGATCGGTATAGTTCAAAGTGGATACACAAATGTTTATGCGCTTTATATACTAATTTATCTATGCGCTATCCTTGCCATCGGTTATTTTTTGGTTTAG
- a CDS encoding 4Fe-4S dicluster domain-containing protein, translated as MKQHKFVIADYKRCIGCATCMAACFKSAYERGKLSKARLAVLRQAAGVMPTQCRQCDDGPCANVCPTGALRFNDDCIELHEEICIGCKLCTIACPYGAITSNAELMPSVNYAVEPKYYLEVESQAGAKNIAIKCDMCYGREEGPACVEVCPTSALLMISPKDDNHKLGKRATSQITDAFMQKILQEA; from the coding sequence ATGAAACAGCATAAATTTGTAATCGCCGATTATAAGCGCTGCATAGGTTGCGCCACATGCATGGCAGCCTGTTTTAAAAGCGCTTATGAGCGAGGCAAACTCTCTAAAGCAAGACTAGCAGTTCTTCGTCAAGCAGCAGGTGTCATGCCGACACAATGCCGCCAATGCGACGATGGACCTTGTGCAAATGTCTGCCCTACGGGAGCACTTAGGTTTAACGATGACTGTATCGAGCTTCACGAAGAGATATGTATAGGCTGTAAGCTATGCACTATCGCGTGTCCTTACGGTGCTATCACTTCAAATGCCGAGCTAATGCCTTCGGTAAATTACGCAGTTGAGCCTAAGTATTATCTTGAGGTAGAGTCTCAAGCAGGTGCGAAAAATATCGCCATAAAATGTGACATGTGCTACGGAAGAGAGGAAGGACCGGCTTGCGTTGAAGTCTGTCCGACAAGCGCGCTTTTGATGATAAGCCCAAAAGACGACAATCACAAACTAGGCAAAAGAGCGACTTCTCAGATCACCGACGCTTTCATGCAAAAAATTTTACAGGAGGCGTGA